In one window of Catalinimonas alkaloidigena DNA:
- a CDS encoding prolyl oligopeptidase family serine peptidase, with protein MKPIRLLPLVLLMAACQTEKQPTRTAVTYPETRRDTTVSTDYFGTQVGDPYRWLEDDTAAEVADWVERQNAVTFDYLKQIPFREQAQQRLTELWNYEKVSAPFRRGDRYFFFRNDGLQNQSVLYVQASLDAEPEVLLDPNNLSDDGTVALSNLEISKDGQQMAYALSRSGSDWQEIYVMDVASKEKRDDAVQWAKFTGIAWKDNGFYYSRYDAPTEGKEFSQTNQFHKVYYHKIGTPQANDQLVYEDPQHAQRTHGVYLTEDERFLILSSSEGTSGNSLYVRDLDKGQSGFTPMVTDFENDHSVVDAINGKLLVLTNYQAPNNRLVLVDPAQPTPDQWKDLVPESEAVLESASTVGGKLFLSYMEDAHTRVYQYATTGQREREIELPSIGTASGFGGRAEDKDLFYTFTSFTFPPTVYRYDLTTGESTLFRKPDVPFDPEQYETQQVFFNSKDGTRVPMFIVYRKGLERNGDNPALLYSYGGFNIALTPSFSPANLMWIDQGGVYALANLRGGSEYGEAWHKGGMLDKKQNVFDDFIGAAEYLIQEKYTSSGKLAIRGGSNGGLLIGAVMTQRPDLFQVAIPQVGVMDMLRYHKFTIGWAWGVEYGVADSSQAEFENLYRYSPLHNLKPGTEYPATLVTTADHDDRVVPAHSFKFISALQTAQAGEAPVLIRIETKAGHGAGKPTSKQIEEYADLWSFAWYNMGVDPFAKDSTEHIQLQ; from the coding sequence ATGAAACCCATTCGTTTGCTTCCCCTTGTTCTGCTTATGGCCGCCTGTCAGACCGAAAAACAACCCACCCGCACCGCCGTTACTTATCCTGAAACCCGCCGCGACACCACCGTCTCGACCGACTATTTCGGCACGCAGGTCGGTGATCCATACCGCTGGCTGGAAGACGACACCGCGGCCGAAGTCGCCGATTGGGTCGAGCGTCAAAATGCCGTTACGTTCGACTACCTGAAGCAAATTCCGTTTCGGGAACAGGCGCAGCAACGGTTGACGGAACTGTGGAATTACGAGAAAGTGTCGGCTCCGTTCCGCCGGGGCGACCGGTACTTCTTTTTCCGGAACGACGGTCTGCAAAACCAGTCGGTGCTGTACGTGCAGGCGTCGCTCGACGCGGAGCCGGAAGTGCTGCTGGACCCCAACAACCTATCGGACGACGGCACGGTCGCGTTAAGCAACCTGGAAATTTCGAAAGACGGTCAGCAGATGGCCTACGCCCTGTCGCGCTCCGGCTCCGACTGGCAGGAAATTTACGTGATGGACGTGGCGAGCAAAGAAAAACGGGACGATGCAGTGCAGTGGGCCAAGTTTACGGGCATTGCCTGGAAAGACAACGGATTCTACTACAGCCGCTACGATGCGCCCACCGAAGGCAAGGAGTTTTCGCAAACCAATCAGTTTCACAAGGTATATTACCACAAAATAGGAACGCCCCAAGCGAACGATCAGCTGGTCTACGAAGATCCGCAGCACGCCCAACGGACCCACGGTGTATACCTGACGGAAGACGAGCGGTTCCTGATTCTCTCTTCGTCGGAAGGCACCAGCGGCAACTCGCTCTACGTGCGCGACCTGGACAAAGGCCAGAGCGGTTTCACGCCGATGGTCACCGATTTTGAGAACGATCATTCTGTGGTGGATGCGATCAATGGGAAACTGCTGGTCCTGACGAACTACCAGGCTCCCAACAACCGGCTGGTGCTGGTCGATCCGGCCCAGCCTACGCCCGACCAGTGGAAAGACCTTGTGCCCGAATCGGAGGCGGTGCTGGAAAGCGCCAGTACGGTGGGCGGCAAGTTGTTCCTCAGTTACATGGAAGACGCCCACACGCGCGTGTACCAATACGCGACCACTGGGCAGCGCGAGCGCGAAATCGAACTGCCGTCGATCGGCACCGCGTCGGGCTTCGGCGGGCGGGCCGAAGACAAAGACCTGTTCTACACGTTTACGTCGTTCACGTTCCCCCCGACCGTGTACCGCTACGACCTCACGACCGGCGAATCGACTCTGTTTCGCAAACCGGACGTGCCGTTCGACCCGGAGCAGTACGAAACGCAGCAGGTCTTCTTCAACAGCAAAGACGGTACCCGCGTCCCGATGTTCATTGTCTACCGCAAAGGACTTGAGCGCAACGGCGACAACCCCGCGCTGCTGTATAGCTACGGCGGGTTCAACATTGCCCTGACGCCTTCGTTCAGCCCGGCCAACCTGATGTGGATTGACCAGGGCGGCGTCTACGCGCTGGCCAACCTGCGCGGCGGCAGCGAATACGGCGAAGCGTGGCACAAGGGTGGTATGCTCGACAAAAAACAGAACGTGTTTGACGATTTCATCGGCGCGGCCGAATACCTGATTCAGGAAAAATACACGTCGTCCGGCAAACTGGCGATTCGAGGCGGCTCGAACGGCGGTCTGCTGATTGGCGCGGTGATGACGCAGCGCCCGGACCTGTTCCAGGTCGCCATTCCGCAGGTGGGCGTGATGGACATGCTCCGCTACCACAAATTCACCATCGGCTGGGCGTGGGGCGTAGAATACGGCGTGGCCGACAGCTCGCAGGCCGAGTTCGAGAATCTGTACCGTTACTCGCCGCTGCACAACCTCAAACCGGGCACCGAATATCCTGCTACGCTCGTAACGACCGCCGACCACGACGACCGCGTGGTACCGGCCCACTCGTTCAAGTTTATCTCCGCTTTGCAAACCGCGCAGGCAGGCGAAGCCCCCGTGCTGATTCGCATCGAAACGAAAGCCGGCCACGGTGCGGGCAAACCTACCAGCAAACAAATCGAAGAGTACGCCGACCTTTGGTCGTTCGCGTGGTACAACATGGGCGTCGATCCGTTTGCGAAAGACTCGACCGAACACATTCAGTTGCAGTAG
- a CDS encoding peptidylprolyl isomerase, producing the protein MRISFFLLMSLLAGLASCGPDGAKSGVTSAMNNSAAPDTAADATTESLKLDDQTAPAFLRRYAKEHPENQVVMKTELGDIKVRLYDDTPIHRANLLWLIENDDFPQCAFYRIIKGYMIQAGNIGFYKTKLGKYKIPAEIKAQHFHRRGALAMAAYEEDSVSLKSSSRDFFIVQGEVYEPRVLEALEKQENLQLSATQREAYTTVGGAPALDGHYTVFGEVMEGMEVVDRIAALKVDDHDWPLEDIEVTLEIVK; encoded by the coding sequence ATGCGAATTTCGTTTTTTCTTTTGATGAGCCTCCTCGCCGGACTGGCCTCTTGCGGTCCTGACGGCGCGAAATCGGGCGTTACCAGCGCCATGAACAACTCGGCAGCGCCCGACACAGCGGCTGATGCTACGACGGAAAGCCTCAAACTCGATGATCAAACCGCCCCGGCGTTTCTCCGCCGGTATGCGAAAGAGCATCCGGAAAATCAGGTGGTGATGAAAACCGAACTGGGCGACATCAAAGTGCGTCTCTACGACGATACGCCGATTCACCGCGCCAACCTGCTCTGGCTGATCGAAAATGACGATTTTCCGCAGTGTGCGTTCTATCGGATCATCAAAGGGTACATGATTCAGGCGGGAAACATCGGCTTTTACAAGACCAAGCTGGGGAAATACAAGATCCCGGCCGAAATCAAGGCGCAGCATTTTCACCGGCGGGGTGCGCTTGCTATGGCTGCTTACGAAGAGGACAGCGTCAGCCTGAAGTCGTCGTCCCGTGACTTTTTCATCGTGCAGGGCGAAGTGTACGAACCGCGCGTGCTGGAGGCCCTCGAAAAGCAGGAAAACCTGCAGCTTTCGGCGACACAGCGGGAAGCGTACACCACTGTGGGTGGCGCTCCGGCGCTCGACGGGCACTATACGGTGTTCGGGGAGGTGATGGAAGGGATGGAAGTCGTCGACAGGATTGCCGCGCTCAAGGTCGACGACCACGACTGGCCTCTAGAAGACATCGAAGTCACCTTAGAAATCGTGAAATAA
- a CDS encoding transglycosylase domain-containing protein, whose amino-acid sequence MRFDVLYNQEGIGQAAYFYFQKEVEQLSPKEGLALIAMLRNPALYNPLRHLDRLERRIHLLESRLPSTSF is encoded by the coding sequence ATCAGGTTTGACGTTCTCTACAATCAGGAGGGAATCGGTCAGGCTGCTTATTTCTACTTTCAGAAAGAAGTGGAACAGCTCTCCCCAAAAGAAGGGCTTGCGTTGATCGCAATGCTTCGTAATCCTGCGCTGTACAATCCCCTTCGCCATCTCGACCGATTGGAGCGGCGCATCCACCTGCTGGAATCGCGTCTTCCCTCTACCTCATTTTAA
- a CDS encoding methylated-DNA--[protein]-cysteine S-methyltransferase, with protein sequence MLTYSLLDSPIGTLLLRHRNGQLTHVHFEAFPPEPSWTFVSPESDPAARQVREYFTGERHVFDLDLAPEGTPFQQRVWQALLQVPYGATCSYSDLARQLGDLKAVRAVGAANGRNPIPIIIPCHRIIGQSGKLIGYAGGLSIKQQLLALERQHHPQTGAQMTLF encoded by the coding sequence ATGCTCACCTATTCGCTGCTCGATTCCCCCATCGGTACGTTGCTGCTCCGCCATCGGAATGGGCAGCTGACCCACGTTCACTTCGAGGCGTTTCCACCCGAGCCGTCCTGGACCTTCGTATCACCGGAAAGCGACCCCGCCGCCCGACAAGTGCGTGAATACTTTACGGGAGAACGACATGTGTTCGACCTCGACCTGGCTCCGGAGGGCACGCCGTTTCAGCAGCGGGTCTGGCAGGCACTTTTGCAGGTTCCCTACGGCGCTACGTGTTCGTACAGCGACCTCGCCCGTCAACTTGGTGACCTGAAGGCGGTGCGTGCGGTCGGTGCGGCCAACGGACGCAACCCCATCCCGATCATCATTCCGTGTCACCGTATCATCGGCCAGAGTGGCAAGTTGATCGGCTACGCGGGCGGCCTGTCCATCAAGCAACAACTCTTGGCCCTGGAACGACAACACCACCCGCAAACCGGCGCACAAATGACGTTGTTTTGA
- a CDS encoding phytanoyl-CoA dioxygenase family protein: MLTEAQLQGFRTHGFVRLEEAFPREVADAGRDLLWRETGCDPHNPATWTQPVIRLGGYADAPFREAVNTPLLHAAFDQLVGAGRWQPRQSLGTFPIRFPSPHTPDDTGWHVDASFQGEDGSYRLNVRSHGRALLMLFLFSDVGKQDAPTRILRGSHLDVPRLLAPAGEEGLSFLELAQRFQAATLQRPVDLATGSAGTVYLCHPFLVHAAQPHHGTTPRFLAQPPLLPTEPLQLQRADGDYSPVEAAIRQGLGTV; the protein is encoded by the coding sequence ATGCTGACCGAAGCGCAACTTCAGGGATTTCGTACGCATGGCTTTGTTCGCCTGGAAGAAGCGTTTCCACGCGAGGTAGCCGATGCCGGACGCGATCTGCTGTGGCGGGAAACGGGGTGTGATCCACACAATCCGGCCACGTGGACGCAGCCGGTGATCCGGCTCGGCGGCTACGCAGACGCCCCTTTCCGCGAAGCGGTCAACACGCCTTTGTTACACGCCGCCTTCGATCAACTCGTCGGGGCGGGCCGTTGGCAACCGCGCCAGAGCCTCGGCACCTTCCCGATTCGTTTTCCCAGCCCTCACACGCCCGACGATACCGGCTGGCACGTCGACGCGAGCTTTCAAGGCGAAGACGGCTCGTACCGCCTGAATGTCCGCTCGCACGGACGGGCCTTACTGATGCTGTTTTTGTTTTCGGACGTGGGGAAACAGGACGCACCCACGCGCATTTTACGCGGCTCGCATCTGGACGTGCCCCGGCTGCTCGCCCCCGCCGGAGAAGAGGGGCTTTCGTTTCTGGAACTGGCACAACGGTTCCAAGCCGCTACCCTACAACGCCCCGTTGATCTGGCGACCGGTTCGGCCGGAACGGTCTACTTGTGCCATCCGTTCCTGGTACACGCGGCCCAGCCTCACCACGGTACCACCCCACGTTTCCTGGCGCAGCCGCCCCTCCTTCCAACCGAACCGCTGCAACTGCAACGTGCCGATGGCGACTACTCACCGGTAGAAGCGGCGATCCGTCAAGGACTAGGAACGGTCTAA
- the nhaD gene encoding sodium:proton antiporter NhaD yields the protein MYLLLIAIFVIGYAAIAFEHTINLNKTASALLTGILCWTVLALAPPTPAVQEQETYQEYTEHLESTETAEAVQEELDAHHTYVSYIGFSLREHLGEIAEILFFLIGAMTIVELIDAHEGFRFITDKINTNSPRPLLWLLSILTFFMSALLDNLTTSIVMISLLRRLVTDTRQRMIFAGLIIIAANAGGAWSPIGDVTTTMLWIGGQITTLNIIKGVFIPSVVCLLVPLLMLSFQFRNSSLEDTERATSETPTGSLAMLITGVSALIFVPIFKTVTHLPPWTGMMLGLGVVWVVSEIINKDKDEEERHPYTAVHALSKIDVPSVLFFLGILVAIAALQTAGMLTQLSAYMANTIGNLDLIVYAIGLASAVIDNVPLVAATMGMYDMAAFPPDSKLWEFIAYCAGTGGSVLIIGSAAGVAVMGMEKIDFMWYLRKISLLALAGYTAGALVYLLLYGLAH from the coding sequence ATGTACCTACTTCTGATTGCCATTTTTGTGATCGGCTATGCGGCTATTGCCTTCGAACACACCATCAACCTGAACAAAACGGCCTCGGCGCTGCTGACGGGCATCCTTTGCTGGACGGTACTGGCCCTGGCCCCTCCTACGCCTGCCGTGCAGGAACAAGAGACCTACCAAGAATACACGGAGCACCTCGAATCGACCGAAACCGCCGAGGCTGTGCAGGAAGAACTTGACGCCCACCACACTTACGTCTCTTACATTGGGTTTTCGCTACGCGAGCACCTGGGCGAAATCGCCGAGATTCTTTTCTTTCTGATCGGGGCCATGACCATCGTCGAACTGATCGACGCGCACGAAGGCTTCCGGTTTATCACCGACAAGATCAACACCAACTCGCCCCGGCCGCTGCTCTGGCTGCTGTCGATCCTGACGTTTTTCATGTCGGCACTGCTCGACAACCTGACCACCTCGATCGTGATGATCTCGCTGCTCCGGCGGCTGGTCACTGACACCCGACAGCGGATGATCTTCGCAGGGCTGATCATCATCGCGGCCAACGCCGGAGGGGCCTGGTCGCCCATTGGTGACGTAACGACCACCATGCTCTGGATCGGCGGCCAAATCACCACGCTGAACATCATCAAAGGCGTCTTTATTCCCAGCGTGGTGTGTCTGCTGGTGCCGCTGCTGATGCTTTCGTTTCAGTTTCGGAACAGCAGCCTGGAAGATACCGAGCGCGCCACATCAGAAACGCCCACCGGCAGCCTGGCGATGCTCATCACCGGCGTGAGCGCCCTGATCTTCGTCCCGATCTTCAAAACCGTGACGCACCTCCCCCCCTGGACGGGCATGATGCTGGGACTAGGCGTGGTGTGGGTTGTGTCGGAAATCATCAACAAAGACAAAGACGAAGAAGAACGCCACCCGTACACGGCCGTCCATGCCCTTTCTAAAATCGACGTGCCGTCCGTGTTGTTCTTTCTCGGCATTCTGGTCGCCATTGCGGCCCTGCAAACGGCGGGTATGCTTACCCAACTTTCCGCGTACATGGCCAACACCATCGGCAATCTGGACCTCATCGTCTACGCCATCGGGTTGGCTTCGGCCGTAATCGACAACGTTCCGCTGGTCGCCGCTACGATGGGGATGTACGACATGGCGGCCTTTCCTCCGGATTCAAAATTGTGGGAATTCATCGCCTACTGCGCCGGAACGGGCGGTTCGGTGCTGATCATCGGTTCGGCGGCCGGCGTTGCGGTGATGGGCATGGAAAAGATCGACTTTATGTGGTACCTCCGGAAAATCAGTTTACTGGCCCTGGCAGGCTACACGGCCGGGGCGCTGGTCTACCTGCTGCTCTACGGCCTGGCCCATTAA
- a CDS encoding acyl-CoA thioesterase, whose product MPLLRYTHPILVQPNDIDAMHHVNNVVYVRWVQETATAHWQAAAPAELQRTVAWVVLRHEIDYRRPAFLGEQLEARTWVGEATATTYERFVEIWRLADQTLLVQARSLWCPLHLKTGRPRRVDAALRAPFEGLTPPEHEA is encoded by the coding sequence ATGCCCCTTCTCCGCTACACACATCCCATTCTGGTTCAACCGAACGACATCGATGCGATGCACCACGTCAACAATGTGGTCTACGTCCGCTGGGTGCAGGAAACGGCCACAGCTCACTGGCAAGCCGCCGCCCCGGCCGAATTGCAACGCACGGTGGCCTGGGTAGTATTGCGACACGAGATTGATTACCGACGGCCCGCCTTTTTAGGCGAACAATTGGAGGCCCGTACCTGGGTCGGCGAGGCCACCGCCACTACCTACGAACGTTTTGTGGAAATCTGGCGGCTGGCAGACCAAACGCTGCTGGTGCAAGCCCGCAGCCTCTGGTGCCCACTTCACCTGAAAACCGGGCGTCCCCGTCGCGTCGACGCTGCATTGCGGGCGCCTTTCGAGGGGTTGACGCCACCCGAACACGAGGCGTAA
- a CDS encoding endonuclease III domain-containing protein: MIKAPIPLLEDVLTVHERLCAAYGAPFPYFSTKDPLSELISALLSHRTKNRESGRAYKQLRERFPDWRQVRDAPVAEVEEAIAPCTWPEQKAPRIQAVLREVGERTGDTYDLEFLKEMAVPEARAWLESLSGVGPKTSAATLLFSRLRIPALPVDSHHHRVAQRLGWIPAKMGPGPAHAVLSALLPADWDAQTVYDHHEALMYHGQRCCYFYQPDCARCPVLAQCPFGKNRLRAE; this comes from the coding sequence ATGATCAAGGCACCCATCCCTTTGCTGGAAGACGTCCTGACCGTGCACGAGCGTTTGTGTGCGGCATATGGCGCTCCGTTTCCTTACTTCAGCACCAAAGATCCGCTGAGCGAACTGATCAGCGCGTTGTTGTCGCACCGCACCAAAAACCGCGAGTCGGGGCGGGCTTACAAGCAGTTGCGCGAACGGTTCCCCGACTGGCGACAGGTGCGCGATGCGCCCGTGGCGGAGGTAGAAGAAGCCATTGCGCCCTGTACGTGGCCTGAACAGAAAGCGCCCCGCATCCAGGCGGTGTTGCGTGAAGTAGGCGAACGCACCGGAGATACGTACGACCTGGAGTTTCTGAAAGAGATGGCGGTGCCGGAAGCGCGAGCGTGGCTGGAAAGCCTGTCGGGCGTGGGGCCGAAGACCAGTGCCGCGACGCTGTTGTTCAGCCGTCTGCGCATTCCTGCCTTGCCTGTCGATAGCCACCACCACCGGGTGGCGCAGCGGCTGGGTTGGATTCCGGCCAAGATGGGCCCCGGCCCGGCGCATGCGGTGCTGTCAGCCCTTTTGCCAGCCGATTGGGATGCCCAAACGGTATACGATCACCACGAAGCCCTGATGTACCACGGTCAGCGCTGTTGCTATTTCTACCAGCCCGATTGTGCGCGGTGTCCGGTATTGGCACAGTGTCCGTTCGGAAAAAATCGACTGCGCGCTGAATAA
- a CDS encoding OstA-like protein, which translates to MRNTILLGLVFMLITVWVKAQSPVKTDTAVAKPTAKGELIEIINADEAQGGMIERNGQELQYMRLKGNVRFRHDKAVMSCDSAYRFVKTNTIEAFGHVRIKQGDSLTLAGDSLLYDGNTRLARMRGERVVLRDDQMTLTTQHLDFDRENRLAYYFGGGTIVDDENRLTSKQGYYHTDTEYMRFKDSVTLRGIDPPYQLESDTLEYSRVGKIAHFRAPTKIISEGRVLTAQEGDYNTVSRQSDFRGGAQVETDEYVLRGDTLVYDELTKVGRARRNVSITAKKDSLIIEGDRGYHDGNRGYSRVIGRALMKNAVEGDTLFIAADTMISLRPPKKPEIRKLLAYPNIRIYRSDLQGICDSLVYDLADSLLYFYDDPVLWSGESQLTADSVQVQMANNRIDRLYMRTNAFIISTDSLHNFNQIKGRNMTALFQEGDMRRVDVDGNGESIYFALEGDSLMIGMNKVICSNMQIRMAEKKVHEIVFIQQPDAVFIPPHELSEPDRRLKSFAWRVSERPAKNNVVRTSVQKPRKPASAPKVEDTMTSEVIKKEK; encoded by the coding sequence GTGAGAAATACAATTCTGTTAGGGCTGGTTTTTATGCTGATCACGGTCTGGGTTAAGGCGCAGTCGCCCGTGAAGACGGACACCGCTGTAGCCAAACCGACCGCGAAAGGCGAGCTGATCGAAATTATCAATGCCGACGAAGCACAGGGGGGCATGATCGAACGCAACGGCCAGGAATTGCAATACATGCGTCTGAAAGGGAATGTCCGTTTCCGGCACGACAAGGCCGTGATGTCGTGCGACTCGGCCTATCGGTTTGTGAAGACCAACACCATCGAAGCGTTCGGACATGTGCGCATCAAACAAGGCGATTCGCTGACTTTAGCGGGCGATAGCCTCCTGTACGACGGCAATACCCGACTGGCGCGCATGCGAGGCGAGCGGGTTGTGCTGCGCGACGACCAGATGACCCTGACCACGCAGCACTTGGATTTCGACCGGGAAAACCGGCTGGCCTACTACTTTGGTGGTGGCACCATCGTCGACGACGAAAACAGGCTTACCAGCAAGCAGGGGTACTACCATACCGACACCGAGTACATGCGGTTTAAGGACAGCGTCACCTTGCGGGGCATCGATCCGCCGTACCAATTGGAATCCGACACGCTCGAATACAGCCGGGTCGGAAAAATCGCTCACTTCCGGGCCCCGACCAAAATTATTTCGGAAGGGCGTGTGCTGACCGCCCAGGAGGGTGATTATAATACTGTGAGCCGTCAGTCAGATTTCCGGGGCGGGGCGCAAGTCGAAACGGACGAGTATGTATTGCGCGGTGATACGCTGGTGTACGACGAACTGACCAAAGTAGGGCGGGCGCGACGCAACGTTTCGATCACCGCGAAAAAAGATAGTTTGATTATTGAAGGCGACCGCGGTTACCACGACGGGAATCGCGGGTATTCACGAGTAATCGGGCGGGCACTGATGAAGAACGCAGTCGAAGGCGATACGCTTTTTATCGCGGCCGACACCATGATCTCCCTGCGTCCTCCTAAAAAACCGGAAATCCGCAAGCTCCTGGCTTACCCGAATATCCGGATCTACCGGTCGGATCTGCAAGGCATTTGTGATTCCCTGGTGTACGACCTGGCCGACTCGCTGTTGTATTTCTACGACGATCCTGTGCTGTGGAGTGGCGAAAGTCAGCTCACGGCCGATTCCGTACAGGTGCAAATGGCTAACAACCGCATCGACCGCTTGTACATGCGAACCAATGCGTTCATCATTTCTACCGACAGTCTGCACAATTTCAATCAGATAAAAGGTCGGAATATGACAGCTTTGTTCCAGGAAGGTGACATGCGCCGGGTCGATGTGGATGGCAACGGCGAAAGCATCTATTTCGCGCTGGAAGGCGATTCGTTGATGATTGGCATGAATAAAGTGATTTGCAGCAACATGCAAATCCGGATGGCTGAAAAAAAAGTGCACGAAATTGTGTTTATTCAGCAACCCGATGCGGTCTTTATACCGCCGCACGAGCTTTCTGAGCCCGATCGCCGTCTAAAAAGTTTTGCCTGGCGCGTTTCAGAGCGCCCGGCTAAAAACAACGTGGTCAGAACTTCCGTACAGAAACCCAGGAAGCCTGCTTCCGCACCAAAAGTGGAAGACACGATGACTTCAGAGGTAATAAAAAAGGAAAAATAA
- a CDS encoding T9SS type A sorting domain-containing protein: MKKIIHIFIVSLFAFGMWGEAAAVRAQDRGEVSLRRDERSVSSVQSGVHIYPNPIVGKAVIEYTLAPEVREAKVMIFNILGNLTKEIALSQYDTKVDLPANELSAGVYFYSLYLDGVRQDTKRLVVK; encoded by the coding sequence ATGAAAAAAATTATACATATCTTCATTGTGTCACTTTTCGCGTTCGGCATGTGGGGAGAAGCCGCGGCCGTTCGAGCACAGGATCGGGGGGAAGTGTCGTTGCGTCGTGACGAGCGCAGTGTTAGCAGCGTACAGTCCGGTGTGCACATTTATCCGAACCCCATCGTCGGAAAAGCGGTGATCGAATACACCCTGGCTCCGGAAGTGCGGGAAGCGAAAGTGATGATCTTTAACATTCTGGGAAATCTGACGAAAGAGATCGCTCTTTCTCAATACGATACAAAAGTAGACCTGCCTGCCAACGAACTGAGCGCAGGGGTCTATTTCTACTCACTTTACCTCGACGGCGTGCGGCAGGATACCAAGCGTTTGGTGGTAAAATAG
- a CDS encoding PhzF family phenazine biosynthesis protein, which produces MPTQPVSVVDAFALRPFSGNPAAVCLLATPLSDERMQLIAAEMNLAETAFLQPESEGFRLRWFTPAVEVELCGHATLASAHWLYEKGVVSENQKITFYTHSGTLYAHGSAGEVTLNFPVSPVHPVETPQGLEEALGLRIATTYRSPFDYLVELESEAAVRSLQPDMNRLKHYPRGVIVTARSDSYDFVSRMFGPAVGIPEDPVTGSAHCALAAYWQPKLGKAVFQAYQASMRGGALEVTLQGDRVLLKGKAFTVMNGELQWT; this is translated from the coding sequence ATGCCCACGCAACCCGTTTCTGTTGTCGATGCGTTTGCACTACGACCGTTTTCCGGTAATCCGGCCGCGGTCTGTTTACTCGCTACTCCGCTTTCGGACGAGCGCATGCAGTTGATTGCTGCCGAGATGAACTTGGCCGAAACGGCATTTCTCCAACCAGAGTCGGAGGGATTCCGGCTGCGCTGGTTTACACCGGCCGTGGAAGTAGAGCTGTGCGGACACGCCACGCTGGCCAGTGCACACTGGCTTTATGAAAAAGGGGTAGTGTCTGAAAACCAAAAGATTACGTTCTACACCCACAGTGGTACGCTGTATGCCCACGGAAGCGCCGGTGAGGTCACACTGAACTTTCCGGTGAGTCCGGTCCATCCCGTCGAAACGCCGCAAGGGTTGGAAGAAGCGCTCGGTCTCCGCATAGCCACCACCTACCGTAGCCCTTTTGATTATCTGGTGGAGTTAGAGAGCGAAGCGGCCGTTCGATCTTTACAACCGGACATGAACCGCCTGAAGCATTACCCGCGGGGTGTGATTGTTACGGCGCGCAGCGACTCGTACGACTTCGTCTCGCGCATGTTCGGGCCAGCCGTCGGCATTCCGGAAGATCCGGTGACAGGATCGGCACACTGCGCCCTGGCCGCCTATTGGCAGCCCAAGCTGGGAAAAGCTGTTTTTCAGGCGTATCAGGCGTCGATGCGGGGTGGGGCGTTGGAGGTAACGCTGCAAGGCGATCGCGTTTTGCTGAAAGGAAAGGCTTTCACCGTGATGAACGGCGAATTGCAATGGACATAA